AGTTCTGGGAACTTGAAGAAGTTCCAGAGTCCTGCAACGAAACTCTCACCGTCGAGGAAGCTGAGTGTGAAGCTCACCTCCTATCAACTCATTCTCGAGATGCATCAGGACGATACATCGTCCGTCTACCATTCAAATCATCATATCAGAAGCTAGGTGAATCTCGTCATATTGCGCAGCGCTGTCTCAACCGTATCATGAAGCGTCTTTCTCAAAACCCAGAACTTCAAGGTCAATATACTGCTTTTCTCAACGAGTATAAATCACTTGGACACATGACTCGAGTCTCATCTACATCGCCTGAACCTTCTCATGTATATTATTTACCTCATCATTGCGTTGTTCGCGAAGACAGCGAAACCACGAAGTTGAGGGTCGTGTTCAATGGATCAAGCAAGACATCATCAGCCAGCTCTCTCAATGATCATCTGCATATCGGCCCAAGCCTGCAATCAAAGATTTGTGATGTACTTCTGTACCTCAGAAGTCACAGATACATCTTCTTGACTGATATCGTTAAGATGTTTCGTCAAATTCTCATCCACCCTGATGACAGGGACTATCAGCGCATCCTCTGGGCAGAGAATGGTCTCACTGTGGCTTATCAACTCAACACCGTCACACATGGCACTCGACCAGCACCATATCTTGCTGGCCGAGCTCTCAAACAACTTCTCATCGACGAAGGGTCTCAATATTCACTAGCAGTGGAACCCTTTCAAAAGGGCAGCTACGTCGACGACATCGGCGGCGGTGCCGACAATCTCAGCGATCTCAACGACATTGCAAATAATGTCGAAGCACTTTGCAATTTAGGTTGCTTTCCACTAGCTAAATGGAAGAGCAACCACCCTCAGTTCAGCAAAATCTCATCATCACTCAGCCCAGAAGATTCTCATTCATTCTCAGACCACATCTTAAAGATCTTGGGTCTCTCATGGAATTGTCAAGAAGACGTTCTCACATTCACTGGCAAGACGTCTCAAACTCTCAGTATCACCAAGCGTACCATCACCTCAGAGGCTGCTCAGCTATTTGACCCTCTGGGTTTAATCTCACCAGTAATTGTAAAAGCAAAAATCATCATACAGGACCTTTGGCTACAAAAGGTCGACTGGGATGATTCACTCTCACCAGAGCTAGTTCACCGACGTAAAACTTTCCGCGATGAACTACCTCAACTTTCTCATCTCAGAATTTCTCGATGGATCAATCTCATCCCCAATTCATCTGGCATCGAGATTCACGGGTTTTCTGACGCATCTCAAGCTGCAATGTCTGCAGTAATATATCTCAGAGTCTGTCAACCTGGCGAACAGACTATCATCTCTCTCATCTGCTCAAAAACAAAGGTCGCACCACTCAAACGTCTCATGATTCCTCGACTCGAACTCTCAGCTGCATTATTGCTCTCAAAACTGGCATCTCATGTCTCATCTACGCTGCAATTATCTCATGTTTCAACTTATTTGTGGACCGACTCATCAACAACTCTTGCTTGGGTTACCAGTGAACCAACAAGATGGAAAGAATTCGTCAAAAATCGAGTTGAAGCGATCCAGCAACATTCTCCAGATGCACACTGGAGAAACATCTCAGGAAAACAAAACCCGGCTGACTGTGCATCCAGGGGTCTAACCGCATCTCAGCTCATCAACCATCAGTTATGGTGGTCAGGACCCAGCTGGCTAGCTGATCCTCCCTCTCAATGGCCATCTCATCATGTTCTCAGTTCAGCAGCAGATGAAACAGAGCAAGTAAACTCAGAAATAAGACCTTGCAAGTCTCACGTCTCAACTAGTCCACCTCTCATGCCACTATCATCTCTCATTCACTCATCGACTACACTCACAGCTCTACTACGGCGTACTGCAACAGTATTCAGAGCAATCTCATGTTGTAAGAAAGTAACTGGTTCCTCACTCAGCATCTCACCTCTCACACCTGCTGAATTACAATCAGCTCTCATTCAGTGGATCAAATCAACTCAGCAGGAATATTTCTCATCAGAAATCTCAGTATTATCTCAAGGCAGTACTCTCAAGAAATCTCACTGTTTCACCCGTCTTACCGCATTCATCGATCAAGCTGGTGTAATCCGAGTCGGTGGACGTCTTCAAAATTCAGCATTGGATGCTGACAGCAAGCATCCAGCAATCCTTCCCAAGGATTGTCTGCTCTCACGTCTCATCATCTTAGACTCTCATCTACGCACTTTGCACGGAGGTACCCAGCTTACTTTATCTCATGTTCGCAAGAAGTGTTGGATAATTGGTGGACGAGCTCCAATTCAAAACTTCATCCATCGCTGTCTCACCTGCGCACGAATGCGGGGAGTCAGATCTCAACAACTCATGGGTCAACTTCCATCTCATCGGGTCTCACCATCTCTCGTCTTCGAGAACACTGGAGTCGATTACGCCGGTCCAGTGTCTCTGAAGTTCTTTCAAGGACGCGGTACCAGATGCTATAAGGGCTGGATCGCTGTCTTTGTCTGTCTCTCAACATCAGCCGTTCATTTGGAGGTTGTCACTGACTACTCCAGTGAAGGCTTTCTCAAGGCATTCCGCCGTTTCACTAGCAGACGGGGAATTTGCCGCACACTTCGAAGTGACTGTGGAACAAACTTCAAGGGTGCTGATCTAGTTCTCAAGCATCTTCTCACCGGTGCTCTCAAGGAATCATCTCATCTACAGCAGCATCTCGCCAATGATGGAACCCAGTGGACGAATTGTTAAAAGTTATCAttgattttaagaaaaaaatcttgtaCCAGATTGGCAGTCTATTTCTCATCTTCACTCCacctttaaaatttatctactCTATTGGGATTCTTTAGAATCAAAAAACGATATACTCGATAAAAAGCGGAAATCTCCAAATCCCTCGAAAATCGTTTGGCAAATTATTATTCCAACAAGTAAAATTAACGATGTTTTTCATGAAGCACATAACTCTTCATCTGGTCGACATTTAGGAATCGATAAGACCCTTGACAAAATGCGTTAAAGATTCTATTGGGCAACTTGTAAACAGGATGTTGAGTTATGgtgtaaaaattgtaaagtctGTTTCTCGAAAAAAGGTCCTCATCACAAAACTAAAGCAGAATATCAGATTTATAATGTAGGGTCACCATTTGAAAGAATCGCAATTGACATCCTCGGTCCAATTACCAAATCTTTATCAGgaaatcgttttattttagtCGTCATAGATTATTTTACTAGATGGCCAGAAGCAATTCCTCTTCCAAATCACCAAACATCCACAATCGTTGAAGCATTAGTTTGTCATGTTATTTGTCGTCATGGTCTTCCTTTAGAAATTCATTCAGATCAAGGAAGAGAATTcgaatctttaatttttaaagacttGATGGAATATTTAGGAGTAAAGAAAACTCGAACAACTCCATTACACCCTCAATCAAACGGCTTAGTAGAATGATTGAACAGGACAATTCTTCGATATCTCTAAACATTTATCTAGAAAAATCAAGAAGATTGGGATAAATGGTTACCACTTTTCCTGTTAGCTTATCGCTCGTCTAAACCTGAAACTACAGAATTTTCTCCTGCAATGCTCATGATGGGACGTGAACTCAGGAATCCTTTAGGTCTTCTTCGAGGTTCTCCGATAGACCTCGAGAGTTCAGGGGAGTCTAAGACACTGTCTGATTTCGTAATTCAATTGAAAGAGAAAATGAACTCAATTCataatattacaaaaaaaaatttgaaattaaatcaaatgaagctaaatcaaattttgatcGAAAAATCAGTATGTTAACTTTTAAGGAAAGGAATTAGTTTGGCTCTATTTCCCCCATAGAGTCAAAGGAAAATCTCCGAAACTTCAATGCGATTAGGAGGGTCCTTATGAAAGTGAAAATAGGCTAAATGATGTAGTTTATAGAATCAGAAAAATTCCCAATGGGAAATAAagggttcccgggattctgTAATCAATTAGTAAGACTAGGATATCTCTTTCAAACTGATAGAATTGACAGATTTGTCTGGACGACTTACTAAAGACTGGTATAGTCCGTATGAGAAGGCCGGCAGTGGAACCTAAATAGCCTTACTGTAGACGTCGTTGGAGAGTTCCCGAAATACTGAAAGAAAAGTCTGGCTGGGGCTCTGAACAATCTCGGTGGTAACGCTGTTTGGGAATTCCCGGGATTCTATTAGGACTGGAAATGTTCTAAGTTCGATTATTAGTTGGAGGGATGTCTGGCTGAGGGCCCAGAACGATTGGTCGTTGCAGGGGATTCTCGGGATTCCTGGGTTTTTGATGAGAGACTGGATATTTCTTTTGGTTTGAGTGAGCTCAGCTCAGATCAAAAGTCTGAATTCTTAGAACTTATCATTGGTCAACAGTATCCTGACTGGAGCTTTGGGATCCATCCGGAGTTGACATCGTCAGCATTTCTCGTTTGTTGATGGCCACGACTTCTGAGAAATAGATGGATGCCCTGGAGAGATTCCGAGgaacttatttttataaaaaaaaaaaaaattattaaaagaaattaattaattaagaaaaaaaaattaattgaaattcgtTGCAACGTGTATTATTCAGTATCATTGATATGTTAGCTATGGATGACATATCGGAGGATGGTCTGGATGAATCGAACGGCAGAACATTAAGCATTTAAGAtcgaaattattgaattgatcacgataatgaaagtttataattaacaactgataaataataggATGTAACGATGAAATATgtttaagtataaaatttaataaaatgttggaAATACTTGTTTTGTTTCTTTATTATGTGCAGATAATATTTCCAATTTCATTGGGGAAGGAGAGAAAGAGTCCATTCCTAGTCCTTCAAGGAGGAAAGGAAGGAGTTCCTGTTCCCATCCGATACCTGTTCCCATTCCCATTGAAGATCCATTAATCAAGAGGAGGgttagaattttaattttatttattttgattcgtTGAATAGGAAAATAGAGTCACGTGCACTGATTAACTTcttagcagaatattttattttttttttattgtcaattcttagctcaattaaactatagataatttttttcatttctttattatCTTTGCGTTAGCCTACAGGGTTGTTTTTTGGCTATTGTGTTTTTTTCCCTCCAGAGTGATAGATAGGGTGTGTTGGGACCATAGCGGAATCGAACCAAGATTGCAAATGgc
This window of the Microplitis mediator isolate UGA2020A chromosome 8, iyMicMedi2.1, whole genome shotgun sequence genome carries:
- the LOC130673796 gene encoding uncharacterized protein LOC130673796, whose translation is MVHEQSHHSPSLSHHIISNAQLHDSLTKFWELEEVPESCNETLTVEEAECEAHLLSTHSRDASGRYIVRLPFKSSYQKLGESRHIAQRCLNRIMKRLSQNPELQGQYTAFLNEYKSLGHMTRVSSTSPEPSHVYYLPHHCVVREDSETTKLRVVFNGSSKTSSASSLNDHLHIGPSLQSKICDVLLYLRSHRYIFLTDIVKMFRQILIHPDDRDYQRILWAENGLTVAYQLNTVTHGTRPAPYLAGRALKQLLIDEGSQYSLAVEPFQKGSYVDDIGGGADNLSDLNDIANNVEALCNLGCFPLAKWKSNHPQFSKISSSLSPEDSHSFSDHILKILGLSWNCQEDVLTFTGKTSQTLSITKRTITSEAAQLFDPLGLISPVIVKAKIIIQDLWLQKVDWDDSLSPELVHRRKTFRDELPQLSHLRISRWINLIPNSSGIEIHGFSDASQAAMSAVIYLRVCQPGEQTIISLICSKTKVAPLKRLMIPRLELSAALLLSKLASHVSSTLQLSHVSTYLWTDSSTTLAWVTSEPTRWKEFVKNRVEAIQQHSPDAHWRNISGKQNPADCASRGLTASQLINHQLWWSGPSWLADPPSQWPSHHVLSSAADETEQVNSEIRPCKSHVSTSPPLMPLSSLIHSSTTLTALLRRTATVFRAISCCKKVTGSSLSISPLTPAELQSALIQWIKSTQQEYFSSEISVLSQGSTLKKSHCFTRLTAFIDQAGVIRVGGRLQNSALDADSKHPAILPKDCLLSRLIILDSHLRTLHGGTQLTLSHVRKKCWIIGGRAPIQNFIHRCLTCARMRGVRSQQLMGQLPSHRVSPSLVFENTGVDYAGPVSLKFFQGRGTRCYKGWIAVFVCLSTSAVHLEVVTDYSSEGFLKAFRRFTSRRGICRTLRSDCGTNFKGADLVLKHLLTGALKESSHLQQHLANDGTQWTNC